The following proteins are co-located in the Oenanthe melanoleuca isolate GR-GAL-2019-014 chromosome 4, OMel1.0, whole genome shotgun sequence genome:
- the SMIM20 gene encoding small integral membrane protein 20 isoform X1, translating into MKINVVNQPRQLKISGKEKEKRVTDLLILLERVWPSIKAQVKFNLQASFYSRERTSNEPSWYCSRGYSACRVKSVVGSIWKKVIGDWCIAKLKMDVFSCFFFH; encoded by the exons ATGAAGATAAATGTGGTTAATCAGCCAAGACAACTGAAGAtttctgggaaggaaaaagaaaaaagggtaACAGACTTGCTGATCTTATTGGAGAGGGTTTGGCCTTCTATCAAAGCTCAAGTAAAATTTAACTTGCAAGCAAGTTTTTACTCAAG agaaaGAACAAGCAATGAACCGAGCTGGTATTGTTCAAGAGGATATTCAGCCTGCAG GGTTAAAAGTGTGGTCGGATCCATTTGGAAGAAAGTAATTGGTGACTGGTGTATTGCAAAACTGAAGATGGACGTCTTCAGCTGCTTCTTCTTTCACTGA
- the SMIM20 gene encoding small integral membrane protein 20 isoform X2, producing the protein MAGLSRTLGIFGAFVAVVGAAFYPIYFRPLLLPEEYKKEQAMNRAGIVQEDIQPAGLKVWSDPFGRK; encoded by the exons ATGGCCGGGCTGTCCCGCACCCTCGGCATCTTCGGCGCCTTCGTGGCCGTGGTGGGCGCCGCCTTTTACCCCATTTATTTCcggccgctgctgctgcccgagGAGTACA agaaaGAACAAGCAATGAACCGAGCTGGTATTGTTCAAGAGGATATTCAGCCTGCAG GGTTAAAAGTGTGGTCGGATCCATTTGGAAGAAAGTAA